Sequence from the Rhodococcus jostii RHA1 genome:
GATAGTCGACGCTCACGTCCGGCTTGGCCAGCGGCGCATGACTGGACAGCGAGGAGATGTTCAGCCCGCGTGATTCGGCGGCGTCCCGCATGATGAGCGGGTCGTCGAGCATCGACCGGGTGTGGAAGTACCCGGCCGTGCTCAGCAACTCGCGGCCCCAGTAGACCATCGGCTCCACGTACTTGTAGCCGATCTCCGCGGCCTGGTCCATGGCCCAGTCGAACGACCCGTTCTCGAATCGGGCGAACTCCAGGTTCAGGCCGAGCTTGATCTCTCCCATGCCGGTCTCCGATCAGAATCCGCGTTGCGCGACGTAGTCGTCACGGACCTCGCCGTGGTAGGCGGGAACGGTGATGTCCCACCAGCCGGTCGGGTGCATCTCGGTCCACGGCAGCTCGTGGGCGCTCATCGCCTCGATGATCACCGGGCCCGGCGTCGCGAAGGCGCGCTCGATCGCGTCGGCCAGCTTCTCCGGGTCCTCGACGCGCTCGGCGCTGCAGCCGAGTGACTGGGCGAACCGGGTGATGTCGGCGAAATACGGTGTCCCGTCGAGGTTCTTCCACCCGGAGATGATTTCGCGTTCTTCGCCGAACAGGCTGATCTGGAGGTCCTTGATCGCTTCCCAGCCGCCGTTGTTGAGCACGACGATCACCAGCGGCACTCCGAGCATCGCGGCGGTCGCGATCTCGGTGCCGGTCTGGAGGAAGCTGCCGTCGCCGACCATCGCCAGGACCGGGGTGTCCGGGGCGCCGATCTGCGCGCCGATCGCGGCGGGCACACCGAATCCGATGCCAGAGAAGCCGCCGGCCACGATGTTGGTCTTCGGGTCGTAGATCGGGAACTCGTTGAACGCCTGGTTCGCGGGGTTCGACGAGTCGGTGACCAGAATGCCTTCGCGCGGAAGGGCCTTGCGGATCTCGACCATCGCCCGCGAGTTGGTCATCGGCAGGTAGTCGGTGGTCCGCATCGGCCGCAGGTGCTCTTCCCACTGCGCCTTGAGGTCCTGCAGTTCGGCGAAGTAGTCGGTGCTGCGGTAGTCGAGGGCAGGCCCGAGGTCGGCGAGCACGTCGCGCAGCGCGGCGAGGGACGTTTTCGCGTCGCCGACGACGCCGACCTCGACCGGGTAGTTGCGGCCGATCTCGAAACCGTCGATGTCGATCTGCACGAGCTTGGTGTTCGGGATGTCGAACGTGACGCCGGGGCGGTACGACGACGTGATGCGGTCGCTGAACCGGCAGCCGACGGCGAGGATCACGTCGGCGGTGCGCGTGACGCCGTTGCCGGGGATCGACCCCATGTCGCCGCACGGCCACGCGTAGAGGTCGTGGTCGGCGGGGAACGCGCCCTTGCCCTGGAACGAATGGGTCACCGGCGCGCCGAGGTGCTCGGCGACGGCCATCAGTTCGGCGGCGGCCTCGGCGTGGATGACGCCGCCACCGGCCACGATGACGGGACGTTTCGCACCGGCGAGCAGGCGTGCGGCCTCGGCGATCACGGCCGGGTCGCCGGTCGCGCGGGTGGCGGGACGGCGGGCACCGGTGTCGGGGGTGTAGTCGCCGTACTCGGCCTGCAGGTCCTGCGGGATGTCGACGAGCACGGGTCCGCGCCTGCCCTCGTGCATCGTGTTGAACGCCTGCGCGAGCGCCACCGGCAGCTGTTCGAGGCGGCTGGGCTGCCACCACCGCTTGACCACCGGCTCCACCATGCGGGGGAAGTTGTTGCCGTGCGGGCGGTCGATTTCCTGGAGCACCCCGCGGTTCTCCATGTAGGTGTGCACGGCGCCGGTGATCAGGAGCATCGGCATCGAGTCGGCGAACGCGGTCGCGAGCCCGGTGAGGGTGTTGGTCGCGCCCGGTCCGATGGAGGTACAGATCGCGGCGATCTTGCCGGACGCCCGGTAGTAGCCGTCGGCCATGTGGGCGGCGCCCTGTTCGTGCATGGCCGGCACCAATTCGATCTCGTCGGCTCGGTCGACGAACGCGTCGAGGAGGGCGGTGTTGCCGTGTCCGGGGATCGCGAAGACCTTCTCGACTCCCTCGCGGATGAGGAAGTCGACGACCATCTGTCCGCCGGTGAGTTTCTGTGTTGTCATCGAAGAGGCTTTCTGGGTGTGGTGGGGGCGAAGCGTCACAGGGACGCGGACTGGGCCGGGGTGTCGTGGGAACGGGTCTTGCCGACTCGGTCGGCGATGCTCTCGGCGACGCGGAAGGCGTTGGCCGCGATGGACAGGGCAGGGTTCATCACGGGCAGGGACGGGAAGAACGACGAGTCGACGACGTACAGGTTGCCGACGTCGTGGGCGCGGCAGTCGGCGTCGAGCACGGAGGTCGCGGGGTCGGTTCCGGCCCGCACGGTGCCGGCCTGGTGGGAGTTGACCTCGATGCCGGTGCCCTGGCTGAAGACGAACGGATAGCCGATCTTCCGGAGGATCTTGCGCACCTCGCGGACGAGTACCTCGTGGGCGCGAGTGTTGTTGGGGGTCCACGCGATCTGGATGTTGCCGTCGTCGGTGAGGGTGACGCGGTTGTCCGGATCGGGCAGATCCTCGGTGAACAGCCACCAGTCCATGCTGCGGGCCGTGGCCTGGCTCAGCGCCCACTTGGGGATCAGCGGCCGTTGGCCCTTGATCATCTCGCCCTGCAACTTGCCGATGAGTTGCACGTGTCCCAGCGGGTAGGGGTGGTCGGCGGTGCCGTGCGTGTAGAAATCGTTGATGTACAACGTCTTCTGGAACTCGGACGTGTTCTTCTTCAGTGGGTTGACGCCCACCATGATGGAGTTGTTGTGCACCATGTAGTTTCGTCCGACCATGCCGGAGGAGTTGGCGAGACCGTCCGGGTGCGCGGCGTTCGCCGACCGGAGCAGCAGCGCCGCGGAGTTGACGGCGCCACAGGACACCACCACGGTGCGTGCATCGACGACGAGTTCGGTGCCGCGGTGCCGGATCTGCACGCCGGTCGCCCGGTGCCCGGTCTCGTCGGTGAGCACGCGCTCGGCGTACGCGTTGGTCAGCAGTTCCACCGAGCCCGACGCGATGGCAGGCCGGACGCAGCACACATCCGCGTCCGACTTCGCCAGCACCCGGCAGGGGAACCCGTCGCAGGTCCGACATCGGATACATCCGCCGCCGTCGCGCAGGTCGATGCCCAGTGGGATGTTCGACGGCGTGTACCCGAGGCGCCGCAGTGCGTCGGCCGCCTCCTGCACCGGTGGCTCGTGTCCGATCGCCGGGTAGGGGAAGGGTTCGTCGCGGGGGAGCGTCGGGTCGTCGGTGTGATCGCCGTGGACCCGGTGCACCTGTTCTGCCCGTGCGTAATACGGGGCGAAGTCGTCGTACGAGAACGGCCACTCGGGAGATTCGCCGGCCTCGTGTTGCGTCGACTGGAAGTCTTCACGCCGGAACCGCGCCAGCGACGAGCCGTACAGCTTCGTGTTCCCGCCGACGTAGTAGTACGTGCCGGGGCTGAACGGCCTGCCCTCGGTGTCGTACCACTGCTCGGCGTTCGCATACCGGTGACCTTCGAAGACTTCCTGCGGGTCCCAGTTCTGCTTCTCCTGCGGCAGGAAGTCGCCGCGCTCGATCAGAAGCACATCGACTCCCGAGTCCGCGAGCGCGTAGGCGAGCGTTCCGCCGCCCATTCCGCTGCCGACGATGACGACGTCGTAGCTGTGTTTGCTCGGGCCTGTGGGCTCCCCCACGGATGCGTCTCTCATGGGTCCTGCTCCTCGGTCGTAGAGAGTGGTGTCACGGATCTGCCGGGCGGGTCGACGTGAACCGGCAGTCGGTGAAATGGTTATACGTATAACTAAAGGTTAGCGGCAGTGTCGGGGATGTCAACCCCGCACGAGCAACTCATCCCGGCGGGGGATGAGCTGCCCGCGGCCGTCAGGGCACGAGCGGTCGAGTGAGGTTCTCCGGCCGCAGCACGTCGTCGAGTTGCTCGCGGCTGAGCAGACCCCGCTCGAGCACGAGCGCGGCGACGGTGCGCCCGGTCGCGAGTGCGTCGGCGGCGATCGCGGTGGCCGCGGTGTACCCGATGTGCGGGTTGAGGGCCGTGACCACGCCGATGGACGCGTCCACCATGTTCTTCAGATGGTCGATGTTCGCGCCGATACCGACCACGCAGCGTTCACGCAGGACGGTGCATCCACGAGTGAGCAGTTCGATCGTCTCGAACAGGCTGTGCGCGATCACCGGCTCGAAGGCATTGAGCTGAAGCTGCCCACCCTCGGCCGCCATCGTCACCGTCAGGTCGTTACCGACCACCCGGAAGGCGATCTGGTTCACCACCTCCGGGATCACCGGGTTCACCTTGCCCGGCATGATCGACGATCCTGCCTGCACGGGCGGCAACGTGATCTCACCGAAACCGGCACGCGGGCCCGACGACAGGAGCCGAAGGTCGTTGCAGATCTTGGACAGCTTCACCGCGGTACGTTTGAGCACCCCGGACAGCTGGACGAACGCCCCGACGTCCTGCGTGGCTTCGATCAGGTCGGACGCCGTCGTCACCTCGATCCCGGTGATCGCGGCAAGATGTTCGCGCACCCGCCACGCGTACTCGTGGTGCGCGTTGAGACCGGTCCCGATCGCCGTTCCGCCCAGATTGATCTCGGAGATGAGCGTCGCCGCCTCCCCGAGCCGCTGGGAATCCTCGTCGATCATGAGAGCGAACGTCGCGATCTCCTGGCCCAGGGTCATCGGAACCGCATCCTGCAACTGGGTGCGGCCGACCTTGAGGACGTCGGAGAACTCCGTCGACTTCACCGCGAACTCCGCCGCCAAGTCCCGCATGGCCGCCCGCAGCCTGGTCAGGGCGGTTTGCAGGCCGGCCTTGATCGCGGTGGGGTAGACGTCGTTCGTGCTCTGGCTCATGTTCACGTGCTCGAGCGGATGGAGATACTCGTAGCGACTGCGCCGGTGACCGAGCAATTCCAGAGCCCGGTTGGCCACCACCTCGTTCGCGTTCATGTTCGTCGACGTGCCTGCACCGCCCTGGATGACGTCCACGACGAACTGGTCGCGCAGGGCGCCGGCCCGGATCTCCTCGCAGGCCGCCACGATGGCGTCCGCCTCGCGCCGCGGCAACAGGCCGAGGCCCGCGTTGGTCTGCGCCGCAGCCTGCTTGACGGACGCCAGCGCCGACACGAGGTCGGGATGGCTGGCCAGCGGAATGCCGGTGATCGGGAAGTTCTCCGTCGCCCGCAAAGTGTGGATGCCGTAGTAGGCGTCCTCGGGGACCTCGCGGTCGCCGAGGAGGTCGTGTTCGGTGCGGGTCATCGTTCCGACGTCACCCGGGTAGGGATGTCGCCCCACGGGAGCGGGGCGTTGCCGAACTTGGCGGCGCGAAGGTCGCCGGAGCGGGCGTGCCCCTCGAACTTCTCCAGCCGCGACAGGCGGCCGCACACCTCGCCGAGTTTCGCGCTGCTGCCGAGATCGCGCACCTCCTGGTAGGTGAGCGTCTTGAGGAACTTGCCCACCCACAGACCGCCCGTGTAGCGGGCCGCACCGAGCGTCGGGAGAACATGGTTGGTTCCGATCAGCTTGTCGCCGTAGGGAACACACGTGCCTTCGCCGAGGAACAGGGCGCCGTAGTTCCGCATGGAGGTCAGGGCCTGACGGGGGTCCTCGGTGAGGATCTGGACGTGCTCCGACGCGAAGACGTCGGCGAGCCGGTACGCCTCGTCGAGCGTGTCCACCACGTGGATCTGACCGTGATCACGCCACGCGGGGCCGGCGATGGCGTTGGTGACCAAGCCGGGGAGCAGGGCGTCGATATGGTCGATCACCGCCCGTCCCACGGACTCCGACGTGGTGATCAGCACGCACGGCGAATCGGGGCCGTGCTCGGCCTGGCTCAGCAGGTCGACGGCGATGGTGAACGGGTCGGCCAGGTCGTCGGCGACGATGAGCGTTTCGGTCGGCCCGGCGAAGAGGTCGATCCCGACCTCGCCGAACAGTTGGCGCTTCGCCTCGGCCACGTAGGCGTTGCCGGGGCCGGTGAGGATGGACACCGGGTCGATGGTCTCGGTGCCCAGCGCGAGTGCGGCGACCGCCTGTACTCCGCCGAGAACGAAGATCTCGTCGGCGCCGGCGAGGTGCATCGCCGCGACACTGATCTGCGGCGGCTCGCCGGCATTCGGGGGCGTCGTCGCGGCGACGCGTTCGACACCTGCGACCTTCGCGGTGAGCACCGTCATGTGTGCGGACGCGGTCAGTGGGTAGCGCCCGCCGGGTACGTAGGCGGCGGCCGCGTCGATCGGGACGTTGCGGTGCCCGAGGAACACCCCCGGCAGGGTCTCGACCTCGAGGTCCTGGATGGAGTCCCGCTGCGCCTGGGCGAAGTCGCGGATCTGGCGCTGCGCGAATCGCAGATCGTCGAGGACGGTCTCGGGAACGGACTTCACGATCTCCGCCACCCTGTCCTCACTCAGCCGGAACGATTCGGGGGACCAGCCGTCGAACTTCTCGGAGTACTTCCGGACGGCCTCGTCGCCGTTCGCGCGGACATCGGCGATGACGGCGGCGACGGTGTCGACCACGGCGGGGTTGCTCGCCCGCTGCGCTGGTTCACTGACGGCGGCCTTGAGAACGAATGACATGGGATGCTTCCTTCGGATGAGCGAGGGGCTGGATCTGTTGCCACTCAGCATCGCGGTGCCACACACGTTTCCGACAGTTGCATTGTGGGAACTATTTGCGTCGGTTCATGCACGTTCTGTGTACCATTGAGCATGGTCTTCACCGTCGCCGACGCTCTCGACATCGATCTCCTGAAAGACGCGGGAGCCCGTGTCCTGACCGGATCGGACAGCCTCGACCGTGAGGTCCGCTGGGTGCATTCGTCGGAGATCTCGGATATCGCCCGCTTCCTCCGGGGTGGAGAATTACTCCTGACCGCCGGGCTCGGAATGGGCAGCACGGACGCCCTTCAGCAGGTGTTCGTCCGCGCAGCCGCTCATGCCGGGGCCGCCGCTCTCGTCATCGAGGAGTCGGGACGGATGTTCGACCGCGTACCGGATGCGGTAGTCGCCGAAGGGCAGGCCTGCGGCCTGCCGATCATCGCCCTTGCCCGCGAGGTGTCGTTCGCCGGCGTCTCGTCGCAGGTGCACGAGATCCTGACCGACAAGCGCCTGCAGGCGCTCACCCACGAACGGGAAGTCGAGTCCACGTTCTCGAACCTCCTCCTGGACGGCGCCGACTACCTCTCCATCGTGCAGACGCTGGCCGAACTCACCGACGGCACGGTGGTACTCGAGAACATCGCACATCGCGTGATGGCGTACGTCGGCGAATTCGACGAAGAGGCCGGCATCGAGGACTGGGACCGGCACGCGCGGGGCCTCCACAGCGACGACAGTGGATGCGTCCGCAGGCCGGTGCTGATGCGCGGTCAGCCGTGGGGCTGGATTCACGTCTTCACCGACCGGCCCGCGACCGAACGGTCCACCGCGGGCTTCGCGACCGAGCGTGCCGCCGCGTCCGTCGCGATCTCGCTGCTGACCGACCGGAGCCGCGAAGCGAGGGACGATCAGCGGAGCACGGCACTGATCACGCGACTGCTGATCGGCGATCTCTCCGGCGCCGAATTCGTCGACCAGGCAGGAAGACTCGGGTACCAGCTGGGGTCGGGACAGATCGTCGTCGTCATCGCGAACAAGGATGCCCGCGACGACTCGTCCGGTCCGCGCGCCGGCCGTCAGATCGACACGGGTGCGATCAGCGCCGACATGGGCGACTACGTCGTGGCCGTGGCGGCGGAGTCCGGCCGGACCCGCGCCGAGCTCGCGGGCCTGCTCGGGACAATGGAGCACGGCGGCGGCATGAGCCGCACGGTGCCCGCATCGATGCTGCAGGTCGCGGTCACGCAGGCGAAGAGTGCCGCCGCGGTGTCGCGCTCCCTCCCTGCCTCACCCATGCTGCATTTCGACGACCTCGGCGTCGAACGTCTGCTCGTGACGTTGGCGCAGGGGCCCGAGCTCGCCAGCTTCGTCGAGGACGAGCTCGGCCCACTGCTCACGAAGGACGCGCAGTCCACGACCCCGCTGCTGCCGACACTGCGAGCATTCCTCGCCGTCGACGGCCGCAAGACCGAAGCGGCGGAGAAACTCTTCATCCAGCGCCGGACCTTGTACAACCGGCTCGACCGCATCGCCGCGATTCTGGGCAAGTCCCTGGACGACGCCGCCACCCGCCAAAGCCTGCTGCTCGCGGTGAAGGGGCTGGATCTGCTCGAAGGGTCGTCGGTCGTGGCTCGGCGGAGCTCGCGACCATGACACTGTCGCCGGGTTCTCATTCTGTGCAGTCTGCGCGCAGGAGGTACACGGTCTGTACCTGTTGTGCGGCGCGTCACCTTCGTAGTGTTTTCACCAAGATTCCGGCCATCCAGTCGGCGTTGATCGAAAGTTCACGCACTCGCTACTCGCTGAACGGACGCCTACCCCCGTAGGCGTCCGCGGCGGTCCGAGACCTACCGCAAGGACGAAATCATGGCAACACATGGAGCAGGCACCGCTCCCGTGCTCGACCATACACGCGTGCGTAAGGCGCGAATCGCGACATTCTTCGGCTTCTTCCAGCTGGGCGCCGTGATGTTGATGTGGTCGACGAGCACCACCTCGTTGCGTAGTCACCTCGGATGGGAAGGCGACGGCGGCGACTCCCAGTTCGGCCTCCTCGCGCTGTCGATCGGCATCGGCGCCGCCGTCGGCTGCTTCGCCATCGGCCCCTTCATCGATCGGTACGGTCCGAGAAACACGGCCATGCCCACGATGGTCGTCTACCCCCTCTGTTACATCCCACTCGCGTTCCTCGACGGACTGGTCGGAGCGATGGTGATCGGCGTGCTCATCGGACTGCTCCGCGGTGCCTTCGACACGGCGTTCAACACCCACGGTGTGCAGGTCGAGCGGTACTACGGGCGACCCATCATGTCTGCGTTCCACGCCGCCTACCCGGCAGGTGGCTTCGTGCTCGGCCTCGTCGGCAGCGCTTTGGCCCGGCACTTCACCGACAGCCCGGCCGTCGCCTACATCTCGATCGGCGTGGTCCTGTCGGTACTCGGTGTCGTCTTCGGCAAATGGCTTCTGTCTCTCGACGAGTTGCTGCCTCCGGAACAGGACGAGATTCCGGGCGCCGCCGACCCCGCGCACCCGGGAAAGCGTTCGGCCACCACCGCGACGCTCCTCGTGATGATCGGATTCGGTGTGCTTCTGCTCGGATCGATGTTGAGCGAGGGCGCGGTCCTGGACTGGGGTCAGGAATTCGTTCGCCGCGCGGTCGGCACCACGGCAGGCCTGGCAGCGACGGCTGTCACGCTCTACTCGGGAGCTCAGTTCGTCGGCCGGTTGTTCGGCGACAAGCTGGCCGAGTACTTCGGTGCGCGACTCATCGTCGGTGCGAGCGGTGTCATCGGCGCCGCCGGTGCGCTTCTCACGATGCTGGGCGGCTCGGCTCCGCTCGCCCTCACCGGCTTCGTGCTGCTGGGACTCGGCCTGGCGTGCATGGCGCCGCTCATGCTGTCGGCGGCCGGGCGACGCGATCCCGAGAACGCCGGACGGAACATCGGACTGGTCAACGCAATCGGCTACGTGGGCATGCTCGTGGGGCCTGCCGCGATCACCGTCGTCGTCGACAACCTCGGTATCGAATGGATGCCGCTGCTGCCGGCCATCCTCCTCGCGCTGATCGCGATCGGCGGCCCCGCGCTGATGCGCCTGGTGCCGCGCTACCACAAGCCGTCGTCGGAGACGACCAGGCACGAGGTCGCGACCGGGTAGGTCTTGCTCTTCCGGTTCTGCGGTCCGGTACCTCTCCCGAGGTGCCGGACCGCCTTTCGTGTCATGAGCGGGTGATACGATTAACCATCCCCCGACACGAACAGGAGACAGCTGTGCCTACCGAGAGTCCGCCGTTGAAGCGGGGCGAGCGTGGCTGGAAAACAGCAACTTTCGTCATCTTCGTCGGGACGGGGATCACCTATGCGTCCTGGGTGACCCGCACTCCGGCCATTCGCTCCTCCCTCGGAGTCGGCACGGGCGACATGGGGCTGATCATCCTCGGACTGTCGATCGGATCGATGGCGGGACTGCTGCTCGCCGGTCCCGTCGTCGCCCGAGTCGGCGCCCGTCACGTCATTACGGCCGCGGCCACCGTCGCGAGCCTCGGCCTGTTCACGGTGGGACTCGGTTCGGGTGTCGCGATCGCGGCCCTGGTCGGTCTGGGACTCGCGTTCACCGGTGCGGGATTCGGCATGTGCGAGGTGGCGCTCAACGTCGAGGGCGCAGCGATCGAGAAGCGTATGGGACGCAGCTTTCTGCCGTCGCTGCACGGTGCGTTCAGTCTCGGAACGCTCGCCGGCGCCGGCCTCGGGGCGATCGCCGAACTGCTCGACGTTCCGGTGCCGGTACATCTCGGGGTGCTGGCCGTCGTGGTCATCGTGTCGAGCGTGAGCGTCGTGGCACTACTCCCTCCGGCTACCGGACGAGAGGTCGGGCGCACGCGTCGACGATCCGGCACGTCCGGCCTGACCATCTGGCGGGACACCCGGATCGTTCTCCTCGGCCTGATCGCGCTCGGCATGGCGTTCGCGGAAGGCAGCGCCAACGATTGGCTGCCACTGGGAATCGTCGACGGGTACGGCGTCGGATCGGCCACCGGCGCCGCGTTCTACGTCGTGTTCGTGGCCGCGATGACGTCGGGCCGCCTGCTCGGCGGGCGCGTCGTCGACCGGTACGGCCGCTCTGCGACCGTCCGCTGGTCCGCGGCGCTCGCGGTGGCGGGGGTCCTGATCGTGATCCTGGCCGGGAACCTGGTTCTCGCCGCGCTCGGCTGCGTGTTGTGGGGTGCCGGTGTCGCTCTCGGATTTCCGCTCGCGCTGTCCGCGGCGGCCGACTCGGGTGCCGACGCCGCGCGACGCGTCAGCGCGGTGTCGACGCTCGGCTACATGGCATTTCTGGTCGGGCCGCCGCTCCTCGGGCTGCTCGGGGAGCAGTTCGGACTCCTGCAGGCCTTCTACGTCGTCCTCGCCGGCGCCGTCCTCGCCGGGCTGGTCGCGAGTGCGACCGGGGAAACCCGTGCGACCGAGGAGTCTCCGCTCGCCCGCGTGAGGTGAGAGTGGCTCGAGGTGATCACGCGATCGCCCGGCCTCTGAGAACGAGGCCGGGCGAACCGTGATCGGATCACATCACACTGCGGCAGAAGCGATCTCCGGCGCCACGCGCAGCGCGTTGGCCGCGATGGTCAGCGCGGGATTGAGCGCCGCCGACGACGGGAAGAACGACCCGTCCACGACCCACAGATTGTCGACGTCGTGACTGCGACAGTTCGGGTCGAGGACACTCGCCGCCGGATCGGTACCCGCGACCGCGGTTCCGCACATGTGCGAATTCGTCGCGATGCCCATCCGCTCGGTGAGGATGATCGGATACCCCGCCTTGCGGACCGCCGCGGAGACGCGGCGAACCAGTTCACTGTGCGGTGCAGTGTTGTTGGGAGTCCAGTCGACGATGATCCGGTCGCCGTCGATCCGGACCCGGTTGTTTCGCGTCGGCAGATCCTCGGTGGTGAGGTAGATGTCGAGGCTGCGATCCACCACCGCCTTCAGCGCCCACATCGGAGCCCAGGGCCGCGCCCCCTTCACGTGCGCGGCCTGCAGTTTGCCGAGCATCTGCAGATTGCCGAGCGGGTACTCGTTGTTCGGGCCCGCGACGTACCAGTCGTTGATTCCCAGCGTCTTCTGCCACGCAGTCGTATTCGTCCGGAAGGGGTTGACGCCCATGAAGAACGTGCTGTTGTGCACCATGTAGTTCCGGCCCAGCAGCCCCGACGAGTTGCCGAGTCCGTCCGGATTCCGTTCGTCGGCCGAGCGGAGCAACAGCGCCGCGGTGTTGACCGCCCCTGCCGAGACCACGAACTGGTTGGCCGTGATCCGGATCGTGCGACCACGGAACTCGGCCTCCGCGGCGATGATTCGCGTGCCCTTCGCGTCCGTGAGCAGACGCGTCACCTTCGCTTCGGTGAGCAGACGCACCCGCTCCGACTGGAGAGCGGGCCGCAACGCCCGGTTCTCCGCCTCACTCTTGTGATCGGTCTGCGACGGGGTGCCGTCCGACGCCGTCGACTGCCGGCGATGCTCCTGTGTGGTCAGGTTCATGCCGTTCGGCGTGTGGAACGGGTGCAGGCCCTGCTGGCGAAGCGAGGACGCGAAACGCTCGATCGTCTGCTCGTGCGGCAGCGGTGGCAACGGGTACGGAGACGACCGCGGCGGTTCCGTCGGATCCTCGCCGTCGATGCCGTGCACCTGATAGAGACGCTCCGCCTCGGCGTAGAACGGTTCGAGATCGGCGTAGCTGAACGGCCACCTCGGTGAGATGCCGTCGTAGTGCTGTGTCTCCTCGAAATCCGTGACGCGGAAGCGGGGGAGGCTGCCGCCGTAGAACTTGGTGTTGCCTCCCACCCAGTAGTACACGCCCGGCTGGAACGGTTCACCGTTTCTGCCGTCGAACCACGGTTCCGCGGTCTTGTACCGGCCCTCGAGGAACATTTCCGCGGCCTGTGAGTTCTCCACCTCGCGGGGGAGGAATCGTCCGCGCTCGACGACCAGGACATCGACGTCCCGATCGCGGAGCGCCC
This genomic interval carries:
- a CDS encoding thiamine pyrophosphate-binding protein: MTTQKLTGGQMVVDFLIREGVEKVFAIPGHGNTALLDAFVDRADEIELVPAMHEQGAAHMADGYYRASGKIAAICTSIGPGATNTLTGLATAFADSMPMLLITGAVHTYMENRGVLQEIDRPHGNNFPRMVEPVVKRWWQPSRLEQLPVALAQAFNTMHEGRRGPVLVDIPQDLQAEYGDYTPDTGARRPATRATGDPAVIAEAARLLAGAKRPVIVAGGGVIHAEAAAELMAVAEHLGAPVTHSFQGKGAFPADHDLYAWPCGDMGSIPGNGVTRTADVILAVGCRFSDRITSSYRPGVTFDIPNTKLVQIDIDGFEIGRNYPVEVGVVGDAKTSLAALRDVLADLGPALDYRSTDYFAELQDLKAQWEEHLRPMRTTDYLPMTNSRAMVEIRKALPREGILVTDSSNPANQAFNEFPIYDPKTNIVAGGFSGIGFGVPAAIGAQIGAPDTPVLAMVGDGSFLQTGTEIATAAMLGVPLVIVVLNNGGWEAIKDLQISLFGEEREIISGWKNLDGTPYFADITRFAQSLGCSAERVEDPEKLADAIERAFATPGPVIIEAMSAHELPWTEMHPTGWWDITVPAYHGEVRDDYVAQRGF
- a CDS encoding GMC family oxidoreductase, which produces MRDASVGEPTGPSKHSYDVVIVGSGMGGGTLAYALADSGVDVLLIERGDFLPQEKQNWDPQEVFEGHRYANAEQWYDTEGRPFSPGTYYYVGGNTKLYGSSLARFRREDFQSTQHEAGESPEWPFSYDDFAPYYARAEQVHRVHGDHTDDPTLPRDEPFPYPAIGHEPPVQEAADALRRLGYTPSNIPLGIDLRDGGGCIRCRTCDGFPCRVLAKSDADVCCVRPAIASGSVELLTNAYAERVLTDETGHRATGVQIRHRGTELVVDARTVVVSCGAVNSAALLLRSANAAHPDGLANSSGMVGRNYMVHNNSIMVGVNPLKKNTSEFQKTLYINDFYTHGTADHPYPLGHVQLIGKLQGEMIKGQRPLIPKWALSQATARSMDWWLFTEDLPDPDNRVTLTDDGNIQIAWTPNNTRAHEVLVREVRKILRKIGYPFVFSQGTGIEVNSHQAGTVRAGTDPATSVLDADCRAHDVGNLYVVDSSFFPSLPVMNPALSIAANAFRVAESIADRVGKTRSHDTPAQSASL
- a CDS encoding aspartate ammonia-lyase; its protein translation is MTRTEHDLLGDREVPEDAYYGIHTLRATENFPITGIPLASHPDLVSALASVKQAAAQTNAGLGLLPRREADAIVAACEEIRAGALRDQFVVDVIQGGAGTSTNMNANEVVANRALELLGHRRSRYEYLHPLEHVNMSQSTNDVYPTAIKAGLQTALTRLRAAMRDLAAEFAVKSTEFSDVLKVGRTQLQDAVPMTLGQEIATFALMIDEDSQRLGEAATLISEINLGGTAIGTGLNAHHEYAWRVREHLAAITGIEVTTASDLIEATQDVGAFVQLSGVLKRTAVKLSKICNDLRLLSSGPRAGFGEITLPPVQAGSSIMPGKVNPVIPEVVNQIAFRVVGNDLTVTMAAEGGQLQLNAFEPVIAHSLFETIELLTRGCTVLRERCVVGIGANIDHLKNMVDASIGVVTALNPHIGYTAATAIAADALATGRTVAALVLERGLLSREQLDDVLRPENLTRPLVP
- the hisD gene encoding histidinol dehydrogenase gives rise to the protein MSFVLKAAVSEPAQRASNPAVVDTVAAVIADVRANGDEAVRKYSEKFDGWSPESFRLSEDRVAEIVKSVPETVLDDLRFAQRQIRDFAQAQRDSIQDLEVETLPGVFLGHRNVPIDAAAAYVPGGRYPLTASAHMTVLTAKVAGVERVAATTPPNAGEPPQISVAAMHLAGADEIFVLGGVQAVAALALGTETIDPVSILTGPGNAYVAEAKRQLFGEVGIDLFAGPTETLIVADDLADPFTIAVDLLSQAEHGPDSPCVLITTSESVGRAVIDHIDALLPGLVTNAIAGPAWRDHGQIHVVDTLDEAYRLADVFASEHVQILTEDPRQALTSMRNYGALFLGEGTCVPYGDKLIGTNHVLPTLGAARYTGGLWVGKFLKTLTYQEVRDLGSSAKLGEVCGRLSRLEKFEGHARSGDLRAAKFGNAPLPWGDIPTRVTSER
- a CDS encoding PucR family transcriptional regulator, with product MVFTVADALDIDLLKDAGARVLTGSDSLDREVRWVHSSEISDIARFLRGGELLLTAGLGMGSTDALQQVFVRAAAHAGAAALVIEESGRMFDRVPDAVVAEGQACGLPIIALAREVSFAGVSSQVHEILTDKRLQALTHEREVESTFSNLLLDGADYLSIVQTLAELTDGTVVLENIAHRVMAYVGEFDEEAGIEDWDRHARGLHSDDSGCVRRPVLMRGQPWGWIHVFTDRPATERSTAGFATERAAASVAISLLTDRSREARDDQRSTALITRLLIGDLSGAEFVDQAGRLGYQLGSGQIVVVIANKDARDDSSGPRAGRQIDTGAISADMGDYVVAVAAESGRTRAELAGLLGTMEHGGGMSRTVPASMLQVAVTQAKSAAAVSRSLPASPMLHFDDLGVERLLVTLAQGPELASFVEDELGPLLTKDAQSTTPLLPTLRAFLAVDGRKTEAAEKLFIQRRTLYNRLDRIAAILGKSLDDAATRQSLLLAVKGLDLLEGSSVVARRSSRP
- a CDS encoding MFS transporter — encoded protein: MPTESPPLKRGERGWKTATFVIFVGTGITYASWVTRTPAIRSSLGVGTGDMGLIILGLSIGSMAGLLLAGPVVARVGARHVITAAATVASLGLFTVGLGSGVAIAALVGLGLAFTGAGFGMCEVALNVEGAAIEKRMGRSFLPSLHGAFSLGTLAGAGLGAIAELLDVPVPVHLGVLAVVVIVSSVSVVALLPPATGREVGRTRRRSGTSGLTIWRDTRIVLLGLIALGMAFAEGSANDWLPLGIVDGYGVGSATGAAFYVVFVAAMTSGRLLGGRVVDRYGRSATVRWSAALAVAGVLIVILAGNLVLAALGCVLWGAGVALGFPLALSAAADSGADAARRVSAVSTLGYMAFLVGPPLLGLLGEQFGLLQAFYVVLAGAVLAGLVASATGETRATEESPLARVR